In the genome of Pseudomonas fluorescens, the window CACTGGTGTGCCGGTGAGGATCACGTCCCCGGCCTGCAACGAGAAGCAGCCGGCCATGTGCTGGATCATCGGCACGATCGGGTTGAGCATTGCGCTGCTGTTGCCGTCCTGGCGCACTTCACCGTTGATGGTCAGGCGGATGCCGATGTCGGTCAGGTCGGCAAACGAGCTGCCAGACACGAACGGAGCCAGCACTGCCGCACCGTCGAAGGACTTGGCGATTTCCCAGGGCAGGCCCTTGGATTTCAGCTCGGCCTGCTTGTCGCGCAGGGTCAGGTCCAGGGCTGGAGCGAAACCGGAGATGGCGTCGAGCACTTCTTCACGGCTCGGCTTGGTCGACAACGGCTTGCCGATCAACACCGCGATTTCCGCTTCGTAATGCACCGAACCGCGCTCGGTCGGAATGCTGAAACCGCCTTCCAGCGGCACCACGCAACTGCCCGGCTTGATGAACAGCAGTGGCTCGGTCGGCACCGGGTTGTCCAGTTCCTTGGCGTGTTCGGCGTAGTTACGGCCGATGCACACCACTTTCCCCAGCGGGAAGTGAATGCGCGTACCGTCGACATACTGGTGCTGATAGCTCATTACCGACTCCTGCTTCGTTGGCTCTTAAAGTTCGAAAATCAAACAGCGAAAATCTTGCCCGGGTTCATGATGCCGTTCGGGTCGAACACCGCCTTGACGGCTTTCATGTACTCGATCTCGACCGGTGAACGGCTGTAGGTCAGGTAGTCACGCTTGGTCATGCCCACGCCGTGCTCGGCGGAGATCGAACCGTTGTACTTCTCGACGGTTTCGAACACCCACTTGTTGACAGTGGCGCACTTGGCGAAGAACTCATCCTTGCTCAGGTCATCCGGCTTGAGGATGTTCAAGTGCAGGTTGCCGTCGCCGATGTGGCCGAACCAGACAATTTCGAAGTCCGGGTAGTGTTCGCCGACGATCGCGTCGATTTCCTTCAGGAATGCCGGGACTTTCGATACGGTGACCGAAATGTCGTTCTTGTACGGCGTCCAGTGGGAAATGGTTTCGGAGATGTATTCGCGCAGTTTCCACAGGTTCTGCAACTGGGTTTCGCTCTGGCTCATCACGCCGTCCAGCACCCAGCCCTGCTCGACGCAGTGCTCGAAGGTTTCCAGGGCATGGTTGGCTACTTCTTCGGTGGTCGCTTCGAACTCCAGCAGCGCGTAGAACGGGCAATCGGTTTCGAACGGCGCCGGTACATCGCCCCGGGCCATGACTTTGGCCAGGGCTTTGTCGGAGAAGAATTCGAAGGCGGTCAGGTCAAGCTTGCTCTGGAAGGCGTGCAGCACCGGCATGATCGAGTCGAAATCGGCGGTGCCGAGAACCATCGCGGTGAGGTTTTTCGGCGCGCGGTCCAGGCGCATGGTCGCTTCGACCACGAACCCCAGGGTGCCTTCGGCGCCGATAAACAGCTGACGCATGTCGTAGCCGGTGGCGTTCTTGATCAGGTCGCGGTTCAGTTCCAGCACGTCGCCCTTGCCGGTGACCACTTTCATGCCGGCGACCCAGTTACGGGTCATGCCGTAGCGAATCACCTTGATCCCGCCGGCATTGGTGCCGATATTGCCGCCAATCTGGCTCGAGCCGGACGATGCGAAGTCCACAGGGTAGTACAAGCCTTTTTCTTCAGCGACGTTCTGCAATTGCTTGGTGACCACGCCCGGCTGACAGACAGCGGTGCGGTCGGTCAGGTTCACGTCGAGGACCTGGTTCATGTAGTCGAAGGACACCACGACCTCACCATTGGCCGCCACCGCTGCTGCGGAAAGGCCGGTGCGACCACCGGACGGCACCAGCGCCACCTTGTGTTTGTTGGCCCACAGGACAATGGCCTGGACCTGCTCGGTGGTCTTGGGGAACACGATGGCGGTCGGGGCCGGGGCGAAATGCTTGGTCCAATCCTTTCCGTAAGCATTCAGGGAGTCGGCATCGGTCAGCACCTTGCCAGGCTCAACCAGGGTCTTCAGCTCTTCAATCAGGGCAGGATTGGTCATCGACAGAACTCTCGAACAATTCATGGTCATCCTGAGAACGCTTCACGTCGCAGGAATGAGTGTTTAGCGGGGTGCATATGCTAGCATAACGACCCCGCAGGATAGTGCCCAAGGGCTGTTCTGCGGTGACGGCTGTCGTGCCGTCCGGGTCAGCGTCTGCTGGCTATCTCCTGCCATTTTTCTCCGGGATACAGGTTTACGCAGATGAGCAAGACTTCTCTCGATAAGAGCAAGATCAAGTTCCTTCTTCTCGAAGGCGTCCACCAATCGGCTGTCGACGTCCTCAAGGCGGCGGGCTACACCAGCATCGAGTACCTCACTGGTTCTCTGCCGGAAGCCCAGCTCAAGGAAAAGATCGCTGATGCTCACTTCATCGGCATTCGCTCCCGCACTCAACTGACCGAAGAGATCTTCGATCACGCGAAGAAGCTCGTGGCTGTAGGGTGTTTCTGCATCGGCACCAACCAGGTCGACCTGGACGCCGCCCGCGAACGCGGCATTGCGGTGTTCAACGCGCCGTACTCCAACACCCGTTCCGTAGCGGAGCTGGTGCTGGCCGAAGCGATCCTGCTGCTGCGCGGCATCCCGGAGAAGAACGCTTCCTGCCACCGTGGCGGCTGGATCAAGAGCGCGGCCAACTCCTTCGAGATCCGCGGCAAGAAGCTGGGCATCGTCGGCTACGGCTCGATCGGTACTCAACTGTCGGTCCTGGCGGAAGGCCTGGGGATGCAGGTGTACTTCTACGACACCATCACCAAGCTGCCACTGGGTAACGCCACTCAGGTAGGCAACCTGCACGAGCTGCTGGCGATGTCCGACATCGTTTCGCTGCACGTACCGGAAACCGCCGCCACCCAGTGGATGATGGGCGAGAAGGAAATCCGCGCCATCAAGAAAGGCGGCATCCTGATCAACGCCGCCCGCGGCACCGTGGTCGAACTGGACCACCTGGCGGACGCGATCAAGGACAAACACCTGATCGGCGCGGCCATCGACGTATTCCCGGTGGAGCCACGCTCCAACGAAGAAGAGTTCGAAAGCCCGCTGCGTGGCCTGGACAACGTGATCCTGACCCCGCACATCGGTGGTTCCACCGCTGAAGCCCAGGCCAACATCGGTCTGGAAGTGGCGGAAAAACTGGTCAAGTACAGCGACAACGGTACTTCGGTATCGTCCGTGAACTTCCCGGAAGTGGCCCTGCCGGCTCACCCTGGCAAGCACCGCCTGCTGCACATCCACGAGAACATCCCGGGCGTGCTCAGCGAGATCAACAAGGTCTTCGCCGAAAACGGCATCAACATCTCCGGTCAGTTCCTGCAGACCAACGAGAAAGTCGGCTACGTGGTAATCGACGTCGACGCCGAGTACTCGGACCTGGCGCAAGAGAAGCTGCAACACGTCAACGGCACCATCCGTAGCCGTGTGTTGTTCTGATCACGATCTGAGCAACAAACAAAGGGAGCCTTCGGGCTCCCTTTTTCATTCACGCAACAACCTTACTTGACGTTGACGGTGATCTTCTCGGAAACGATCGGCGGATCGAACGGCATGTGGTTGCTATCGCCCAGTTCCAGCTGCAAGGTGTGTTCGCCCGGCGTGAGCGTTACTTCAGCCTGGGTCTGCGCGTTGCCGAAATGCTGGTGGTTGGCATCCTTGGGAATCGGCGCACCGGCGGCTGGCAGTTCGTCGACGTCGATCAGCAAGTGGTGATGACCGGTGTTCTTGGTGGTATTGCCCGCCGGTGCCAAGGCAACGTTCTCGACCGCGAACTTGACCACGACTGTCTGTGGAACCGTCGCGCCATCCTTGGGAGACACGATGGACACTTCGGCGCCTTTCGGAGCCGGCGTTGCACTGGCCAGCACCGAAACACCCATCAACAGGCCAGCCAAAGCAGCACGTGACATAAAGGTTTTCATTCTCTTCTCCAGTTTTTCCGTAAAATTCGCGTGACCATGACAACTTCATGGCCATTCGTTGTCGAAGGCACTCGACAACCATAGCAAAGCGAGCCTGAATCAGAGGGTCGCGATAATAAATTCAAAGGAGTGACCATGCGCTTTCTGCCTGGCCTGATCTGCCTGCTACCCCTTCTGAGCCCTTTGGCTCACGCCGAACTGATTGATGACATCAACGACCGGGGCGAATTGCGCATTGCCGTTGAAGCCAACACCCCCCCATTCAATTTCAAGGATGACGACAAACTCACCGGTTTCGAAGTCGAGCTGGGCCAACTGCTGGCAAGTGAACTCGATGTCCGGGCCGACTTTGTCGTCACCGACGGCAGCGATCTGCTGACCGGTGTCGAAAGCGGCAAATACGACATCGCCATCAACCACATAGCAGCGACCCCGGATCTCCAGGATCGTTTCGACTTCAGCGAACCCTACATTCAAACCAGCGCGCAACTGATCGCGCAGAAAGAAGAGCCGCGCTCCATTCTGCTGGTGCAGTCGCTGACGGAAGAGAAGCCAAAATCCAACCCGGCTGTGAGCCTGGCGATTCCGTTTCAGAAGGGTAATCCGGCGTTCCATGCCAGCCTGGAAAACGCGTTGCAGCGGATCAAGGATGACGGGCGACTGCAAGCGTTGGAGCAGAAGTGGTTGGGGGTGGAAGCGGGTGTGGTACCCAAACCTTGAAGTTGTTGCAGGTCTGGAGTGAAAGCTGATCCTGTAGGAGCGAGCCTGCTCGCGATGGCGGCCTGACATTCAAACATCCATGTTTGCTGGACTGGCCTCATCGCGAGCAGGCTCGCTCCT includes:
- a CDS encoding fumarylacetoacetate hydrolase family protein yields the protein MSYQHQYVDGTRIHFPLGKVVCIGRNYAEHAKELDNPVPTEPLLFIKPGSCVVPLEGGFSIPTERGSVHYEAEIAVLIGKPLSTKPSREEVLDAISGFAPALDLTLRDKQAELKSKGLPWEIAKSFDGAAVLAPFVSGSSFADLTDIGIRLTINGEVRQDGNSSAMLNPIVPMIQHMAGCFSLQAGDVILTGTPVGVGPLNVGDEIVLELPGVSSFTSSVR
- a CDS encoding FAD-binding oxidoreductase, with translation MTNPALIEELKTLVEPGKVLTDADSLNAYGKDWTKHFAPAPTAIVFPKTTEQVQAIVLWANKHKVALVPSGGRTGLSAAAVAANGEVVVSFDYMNQVLDVNLTDRTAVCQPGVVTKQLQNVAEEKGLYYPVDFASSGSSQIGGNIGTNAGGIKVIRYGMTRNWVAGMKVVTGKGDVLELNRDLIKNATGYDMRQLFIGAEGTLGFVVEATMRLDRAPKNLTAMVLGTADFDSIMPVLHAFQSKLDLTAFEFFSDKALAKVMARGDVPAPFETDCPFYALLEFEATTEEVANHALETFEHCVEQGWVLDGVMSQSETQLQNLWKLREYISETISHWTPYKNDISVTVSKVPAFLKEIDAIVGEHYPDFEIVWFGHIGDGNLHLNILKPDDLSKDEFFAKCATVNKWVFETVEKYNGSISAEHGVGMTKRDYLTYSRSPVEIEYMKAVKAVFDPNGIMNPGKIFAV
- the serA gene encoding phosphoglycerate dehydrogenase, translated to MSKTSLDKSKIKFLLLEGVHQSAVDVLKAAGYTSIEYLTGSLPEAQLKEKIADAHFIGIRSRTQLTEEIFDHAKKLVAVGCFCIGTNQVDLDAARERGIAVFNAPYSNTRSVAELVLAEAILLLRGIPEKNASCHRGGWIKSAANSFEIRGKKLGIVGYGSIGTQLSVLAEGLGMQVYFYDTITKLPLGNATQVGNLHELLAMSDIVSLHVPETAATQWMMGEKEIRAIKKGGILINAARGTVVELDHLADAIKDKHLIGAAIDVFPVEPRSNEEEFESPLRGLDNVILTPHIGGSTAEAQANIGLEVAEKLVKYSDNGTSVSSVNFPEVALPAHPGKHRLLHIHENIPGVLSEINKVFAENGINISGQFLQTNEKVGYVVIDVDAEYSDLAQEKLQHVNGTIRSRVLF
- a CDS encoding DUF4399 domain-containing protein, whose amino-acid sequence is MKTFMSRAALAGLLMGVSVLASATPAPKGAEVSIVSPKDGATVPQTVVVKFAVENVALAPAGNTTKNTGHHHLLIDVDELPAAGAPIPKDANHQHFGNAQTQAEVTLTPGEHTLQLELGDSNHMPFDPPIVSEKITVNVK
- a CDS encoding transporter substrate-binding domain-containing protein, whose product is MRFLPGLICLLPLLSPLAHAELIDDINDRGELRIAVEANTPPFNFKDDDKLTGFEVELGQLLASELDVRADFVVTDGSDLLTGVESGKYDIAINHIAATPDLQDRFDFSEPYIQTSAQLIAQKEEPRSILLVQSLTEEKPKSNPAVSLAIPFQKGNPAFHASLENALQRIKDDGRLQALEQKWLGVEAGVVPKP